Genomic DNA from Mus musculus strain 129S1/SvImJ chromosome 17 genomic scaffold, GRCm38.p6 alternate locus group 129S1/SvImJ 129S1/SVIMJ_MMCHR17_CTG2:
TTTCCAAGTTCAGGCAGCTTATAAACATACCTTGGCTTTTATTTTCTATCTCTGTGTTCAACAAGATAAACAGCACACAGGGTTTTGTATTTTCCCTTTCCAGATACCAGAGTTATACTGAGTTGGATTGGGGCTTTAATTGACTTGTtctgggggacctttgggatagcattgaaaatgtaaatgagaaaaatacctaattaaaaaaaaaaagaatttgctggggctggagagatggctcagaagttaagagcactgactgctcctccgaaggtcctgagttcaaatcccagcaaccacatggtggctcacaaccatctgtaatgagatctgactccctcttatggagtctctgaagacagctacttacacttactttaaaaaaaaaaattgctgttaCATTTTTGCCTGATTTGCAGGTCAGTTGTTTGCTCAAAACAATACTGCAACCTCAGACTTGCTACTCTGTTGACATTTTCTAGTTGTAAGCTACTGAGGCATTGTTGCTTTTGATAGCCTCCAagtgtatattattattattattaatttctgctccaaataaaaacaatttcatcCTCACCAGAACTCCTGGTCCCTGTGTCCTGTCTGAATATCTGAATAACCTTGTTTCACGCTATCCTTGGAGGCATGTTGGGACCAGCTCCTGACTAACATGTCTCAGACTGACATCATTCTTTCTTAGGTtcagtaatattttttaaaatgttgaataaatgGAATTTATTTTATGGCTCATTTCCTGTTCTTGAAATggtgagttttatttatttcaaatatattgaCAATTTCTTTAGGGATATTTTCCCAAGTTTCTCACCCATCCATTCTGTCTTTACTGAATTTcacaaaaatatttgttttattatttttaatacttctgtgtgtgtttataaaagtaggtatatgtatatgcaggTGTTTATAGCAACCAGGGGTGTCAGATTCCCCGGTCTTGGGTTAAGAGCcttctgatatgggtgctggaagcTCTATAAGAGTAGTGCATGTTCTTAATGGCTGAATCATCTGTTTAACACACTTGTTTTCTTCTAGTGCTGAAAATTCAACTTAAagactcacacatgctaggcaaatgttctTCCACTGAGATATCACAAGtcatctccttccctttcctgggATGTTAACTGCACCATCAGCAAATAAGAATTCAgaggcctggagaaatggctcagtgcataagagcacttgctactcttgccaAGGACAGGAGTTTGGACCATAGTACATGGTAGCTCACTCTTGCACGCAccagactcgaccagcaagaacgacgctgcaacaggatacttctgcacatgtttattaggagagcttgattgcagaggcgaagagaccccgagcccagaactggtgctgcttatataggcctaggagaggcgtgtctcacacccagattggttatgcactaagcctcatttgcatgttcctcatctgattggctactctctctctgtacctcacagagcctcattatcatacttcatttgcatgtctcacatctgattggttatactctcaaagcctcagtatcatgcccgggccaggcagtgtctttgcaaaaaactttactgcatatgtacacattggttgtttgtctaaacttatgcgtggtggccagcagtagtcagcgccactctgcaacggcacatgtggcttcccacagctcaCAATGGCCTGTAATTCTTGCTTTGGGATCCAAGGTCTTTTGGTAACTCAATATCTGGTGGTGGGCGAGTAGGTGGAACTTCTGGGTTggatggaagaagagaggaagcaggggagAGTTAGGTCTTTTTGAAACGGGGACAGTATAAGAGTAAGAGTATGTAGCTGCTATAGTTTCCTGGTATTGTGGTGGATCTGCAAGGATTCACCACCAAAGGAATTAGATTTTAGTAAGGCTTACAaaattaggttttagttgttgcacccagagactgagttaccattgtttctgaactaagtttgtgttgcattttccttcacgCTGTGgcttgtctgggttcaagagagaaaggtaagaCAGCAATGTGTGAGTTTGCCTGACGTGCAACACAAGGCCGTGGAGGATTTGAAACAAGGGGCTAGCGTGGTAGTGACCCACAAGTGGGAACTTAGCAAGATGGGTGGAGACATTGTAGAGATCTGAGTCGGAGCTTCCATGAGATAAAAATAGGTCGGTCATTGCCCGCCAGTGCATGGCTGGCCAGGCAGCAGGGGCAGAGAGTTGGAGGCACAGGAAAggacaagggagggagagagttctGATTCTAGGTGTATATCTTGCATTTCTAAAACAAGCATCAATTCTCTGAATTCTCTCATCTTTGAGTAGGAAACTCTCTggactattattatttttgttgttgttgttttaaaatgggaGACTCCCTGGTTTCTTTCTAGTTTTACTATAGAAGAAACTCCACATGCTGTGGGTTATGTTGTGTTAAAGTGCCATACTTCTTTAATTCCtgtgcatgaagacagagacaggaggatctctgtgagtttaaggccagcctggtctacagagtgagttctaggacagccagagcctgccttgaaaaaactaaaaacaaaacaaaaaacaacaaacaacaacaacatcctaAAATCCTATGTAAAGTATAGAATAATGATATGGACAGCAAGAAAAACAACGTACAAAGGGCATTGAGAACCTGTAAACAAAATAAAGtggaaatgaaacaaaatgaatggaaaagaaataaatattaactaTGTTGTTGAATGTGAATTAAGATACACcccctgtttctctgtctgtctctgtgtctctgtcttcctcttcctctccctcatccATAGACACCTGATAGTAAATACAAACTCATCCTAGATAGGGCGCCAAAAGTAGGTCAAATAAATTATTCCATTCAAGTCCAGGTTGGTCAATCAATGAGTTTGTTTATTGTAGTTACAGAAGAATGGGTGATAAATTAGAGCTGTATGTCTGAAAGCCTCACTTAAGCATGGATGAGGACACTTGTAAGTTGTTTCACTAGGGTCTGGTGTACAACTTGCTTGCAGCTAGATCTTTGGAGAGGTATCTCTCTTCCAATTGTTTACAGGTAATGCCATCTCAAGGAGGAATCATCAGAgtcctgtaaatttcatgaactTCCTGAGTTttgtaaaattttttttttccttccttctaaattTCTTGAGTCAGATGAGTTTCCTTGGTCAGTCTAGGTAAGAATGCTTCCTTTTGGAAGAAACACTTAGCACTCTTCCCACTCATCTGCTGATTCTGCTTCTCTCCTTCTCACTACCCATCCCCCTCCACTATAGCCTGTCACTCACTAGGTCTACTGTTGTGGCTTGGAAGAGTAAGTAGAATCaggagttcattttttttttaacaaaggctCAAATTCATCTTAATTTGGAAAGTATGCTAAGTATTTCTTCTTCAGCTCTCCTCAGAGTCCTCATCTTTCCTTAGCAGCTTCCAGAATGCTCTTTTTACCTCCTTGTTCCTCAGGGTGTATACAAGAGGGTTGAGTGTGGGGGTGCCCACTGCATAAAAGAGACCAAAGAACTTGCCCCTCTCTCGGGCATACGGGTTTTTGGGCTGCAGATAAACAGCAATGACTGAGCTGTAGAAGAGAGTGACCACAATGAGGTGGGATGAGCAGGTCCCAAAAGCTTTCCTGCGCCCCTTTGCAGAGCTTATCTTCAGCACTGCCCTGGCAATGGCACCATAAGAGACAAGGATGAGGCTCAGAGGAACAACCACAATGAAGATACTAGCAACAGCCATCtggatctcattataggtggtgTCCCCACAAGAGAGTTGAATTAGAGATGGGACTTCACACAGAAAGTTGTCTATCTGCCTGTGGGAACAAAATGGCAGTTTGAGGGTGGGAGGTGTCTGAACTATGGATTGGACCAAACCTATAGCCCAAGCTATACCTGCCAACTGGCGACATAGGTGGGGGTTGATTTTGGTGGCATAGTGCAGGGGTTGGCACACAGCCACATAGCGGTCAAAGGCCATTACAGTCAGGAGGATGCACTCTGTtgtacccagggacatgaagatGAAGAGCTGGACAAAGCATCCCAGGAAGCTGATGGTCTTTGCAGGGCCCCATAGGTTGAACAGCATCTGGGGGACACAGGTTGTGGTGAAGCAGAGGTCCAAGAAGGAGAGGTTAGAGAGGAAGAAGTACATTGGAGAGTGAAGCCTGGGGTCCAGGGTGGACAGCAGGAGGATGAGTGTGTTTCCTAGGAGGGTGAGGAGGTAGGAGCACAAGACAACGACAAACAGAACCTTTTTTAGTTGTGGGTGTTCAGAGAAGCCCAGCAGGAAGAAGACCACAGGGGAGCTCTGGTTGACCATGATCTCCGTGTCTAGTTGGCAGGATGAGACTGTCAGACAAtgtattattttactttgttttgtaaaAGCACACTCTGCATACTTGTCAAAACATGTGAGGTGGatgtttctcttctccttctcctctccaagAGTGCTTCCTCCTTTTCCCTATTCCTTCTGGTCAAATGTTCTCGTGGCtgagaggaagtcaggaaagTCCTGGGAAATGGGTGGATTCTTCCCCTGGCACTTCTCACTTCCCACCTGAGGGCAAAGGAGGCTGACGAACAACATGAATTCATTGATCAGTTAGTTTTCATTGTTTCAATAATCATTTGTTGAGCACCATGTAGAATTTGAACACTGAACCTaatgacttttttctttatgAGTACCAGCAATTATAAGCAACTGTGTGGTTGGATCAATGACTTGATGGTAAACATTAGTGTAGCATTGGTCTCATTTTCTAAGTGTAGACATGGATTTGTGGATGGCTCATATTTGGCCTTTGGTAAACTATTTCAGGAGATTCACTCATGGACTGATGTCTGTCCTGTGGGTGAGATTTTCCCCTACATGAAATAATTAAATTTCCAGAGAGATCAGTTAACCTATTGTATTCTTTATCAGAAATTGTAGGAACATTCAGGGTGCTTTTGTGTAGAGCTCACTCTTTAAAAACAGTCATCATGCTTACTAAAGTAAAAGCAAATGCCTTGTCTTCATTCTGAAAGCTCTGTCCTCAACATTTTATCTTACAAATATGGAATAAGAAGAGCTaaacacaggctggagagatggctcaccggttaagagcagtggctgttcttccaaagatcatgagttcaattcccagcaaccacatggtggctcacaaccatctgtagttggatctaatgccctcttctggtgtgtctgaagataatgacagtgtactcatatatacgtaaaataaagaaatatttttacaaaaagaaagaaagaaaagccacagTTCCCCAAGGACACAGAATCCAAGCATTGGGCTGGCTCAGGCAGCAGGAGCTGTGAGTGAGACTCAGCCTGGTTCCTGTAATGAGgtcatttttcaaaaattaaaaaagaagaggttTAGAAATGGACAGCTGAAGAaggtgtattttatttttcttttaatataaaatagcATTTAGTAACTTAattttccccctctttttctttttgagacagtgctaCATTATCAGTGGTACCGACTTCACCTTGAGTATGTAGCCCAGTTGAGCTGTGAGCTTGAGATCCTCACACTTCATTATCATTATGCTTAATTTGGGGCATCCAAACACTGtcctgatattttttttctaattttgtttaatttcctttgtaatgaaataaaatcttttattttcaaacaagATCAAAGTTGCAATCAGATTTCAAGTTAGCTTCAATGAGTCCTGTAATACCATAAGTGGTATTAACCAAActttagtattttttatttatatgtactcTGATTTCACCCCATCCCTTTtatttgtagccctggctgtcctggatctcactgcatagactaggctgtcctcaaattcagagatctgcctacccctGCCTCCTCAGCTGAGACTAAAGACATGTGccattgatttttctcttctcttctcttctcttctcttctcttctcttctcttctcttctcttctcttctcttctcttctcttctcttctcttctcttgtttttcctttcctttcctttcctttcctttcctttcctttcctttcctttcctttcctttcctttcctttcctttcctttcctttcctttcctttcctttcctctcgtTTCCTTCCCTGCCCTTCCCTGCCCAGATTCAAGTTGCAAATCACCAGAGGAGATATTCAGACCCTGGAGAACAGTCAGTGCCTCAATGATGAGGTCATCAATTTCTACATGAACCTTCTGgttgagagaaatgaaaaccaaggcTACCCGGCTCTTCATGTCTTTAGCACTTTCTTTTACCCCAAGCTAAAGCATAGCAGTTACAGTTCCATGAAAAGATGGACTCGAGGCATCAGTCTCTTTGAAAAAGAACTCATCTTGGTACCTATTCACCAGAAGGCACATTGGAGCCTGGTGGTAATCAATTTAAGAAAACGAAGTATTGTATACCTCGATTCCATGGGACAGACAGGGAAGTCTATCTGTGAGACCATCTTCCAATATTTACAAAATGAGAGCAAGATACGCAGGGACATCGAGCTGGACCCTTTGGAGTGGAAGCAGTACAGTATGACATCAGAGGAGATTCCTCTGCAACTGAATGGGAGTGACTGTGGAATGTTTACCTGTAAATATGCAGATTACATCGCTAGGGACCAGCCTGTGACTTTTTCTCAGCAACACATGCCCACCTTCATGAAGAGGATGGTATGGGAAATCCTCCACAGTCACTTGCTGTAACAACACACACCTGGTTGCTATGGTCACCCATCCCTGTTCTTTTCCATCACTCTTTCTATTACACCTCAGGTAGGATGAGTTGAAGAGATATAAAACAAGTACTGAACTGTCTCACTGGTTGAAGCCCACTGTTTTCAATATAGTCCTAGTGTGGGCTGTGGGACTGATGCCCTAATGCCATCTCTAGGATACATGCAACTATTGCAAGCTTAAAAACTGCTGCTGCCCAACCCATAGGAGACCATGTGTTCAAGAAATACTGTTttaatgctggaattaaatgaattcatgttttttgttttattttgcttttttttttttgcttgcttttttttgtttgtttgtgtgtctgtttttgttttttgttttggccttttttctgttttttggttttcttttttgttttgtttttttagtttgtcttttgttatttttgctttttattttttgttttttttgtgttttgattgtgatttcttgtttgtttttttgtggttttggttttttgtttgtgttttgtttatttttttgttttttgtttgtgttttttgttgtttgttgttttttgttggtgttttgggttttggtttcttttgtttgtggttttgtttttgttttatgtttttttatgtttttggttttgttgtttgtttgtttttttttgttgtttgttctttgttgtttttgtcttctttttgttttgtttttgtcttcctgACCCCACTCCACTGATTGTTTTCTTTAAATCACTTGCAAACCTTGACCATTGTCATTTCCCACCCTCCAGTCCTTATTTGAAGTGTCTTTTTTTGAAGTGAATGCTCATCACGGTGCCAGGAGGGACAGCAGCAGTGCCCATCATGGTGCCACATGGAACATCAGCAGGAAGAGGCCGAAGCTCTTCACTAGCTTCCCTAATGATAGAGTTGTATCCTATTAATTGAAACAGGGGATAGtggtgatgtttttgttttgatttttttttaaagtttgaaaatcgtatgagaaagaaaatgagttgCACAGACCGGTGCTGTTCTGCACCACCGTACTCTGCTGGACCTGGACAGGATGTAGAACTGCAGCCAGACTACTGACTGGACTCCAGGACCACTAAGAAAAGCACCATGGTCATTTAAAGACTCATTCTATCCCAGACCTGCCTTAGTTTTGGAAGTTTGTTTGAAGTAACTATAATGGCAAATGTCCATTTCTATTTCAGGTCTCATTGAATACAAACCCCATCTATTGCTGtattgaattgttttttttttttaagttctattctatttatttattttttcttaaaaagttttGGTATATATTAAGatgaaattgagattttttttctcattagacTAATATTCCCACTCTGGAAAATTTGGGATGTAGTATTTTCTGTTGAAATCGCCAGTTATATAATAATCTATTTTACATGTGATAGTTTATATTTAACTTTTCTATTCATTATCTTATGGTTGTGTTTATGCAATTTTTACTTAATAAAGCTTCAAGTTATTTAAACATTTCACAAGATCTggtgtctcctgtttcttttatGGCATACTAACAAAGCCTGGTTTTTGAGGTGACCTAAGAAGCAGGTGTTGAGGGTGTGACTCACCAGCTTCAGCCTTAGATACATTGTGCACACCAGTGATTGTTATTCTGTTCTGGGCCTCTGTAGTGGAGTTAGAATGTTCCAGAGAACATCCACTCCTTTATTGTGGGTTgtagagagagaatatatgtgcAGCTCAGTTGAGCAGTGTCCAACTGAGCTGTAGAGTGGGAGCAATGGAGAAATGTATTGATGCCCATGGGGCCACTTGTCATTGAAGCTACTCTGCAATACTGTAAATGGGAAGCCAGGCAGGTCCACTACTGACCCCTGtcacagactgagactgacacTGGAAAAGGAAGCAGTATTGTCATAGTTTGGCCCAGATTTAGGTAGAGAAAATGTTTCAATTCTCTTTTGTCTATAGCAGCTTGAGGAGGTATAGAAAAGACAACACAGAGTTGGGGGAATGGCTCAGTTGGCCAAGTACTTGCCAGTAAGTGTAAGCATCCAAGCTGCACCCAGGGTCCCATTAAGAGAAACCAtgatgggtggctgtgagccagaAGAGCCCAGGTCCTTATGGCAGAGTGGTTTTCCATCTTATCTCTTTCCTCCTGCCCAACTTCTCCCTTGGGAGTATGTTTTTTTCCTAACCAgccattcttgctttttctgcaAGTAGAAATCTTTAATGGATTCCTTGAGGACAGAAGGTCCTAGAAATCCTCTGGAAGTTCTTCTGAACCTTGCTATTATCCAATATCAGTAGTTTCTATTTTCAAATGCTTAATGtgtatgctggagagatggctgaaaaACCTGAATCTTGGTGGTAAATGGGAGAGATTACCCATGTATGATGTGTGAGTCCATATGTTCATTCCTCAGCACCtggggtatatgtgtgtgcgtctctctctgagttttcaaTCAGCAACAATACTGCTATTGATCCAAATACTGCCCACAGATCCAAAGTCAGTAGTGCCAGgagctttaaaatgtttgtggATGTTCCACTCCACAGGGAGCATGTAGCAGACAGCCAAGCTCAGTACGAAGATCAAGTTTCCAAACAGCGGTTGTATTGCAGATGGCTCTGTTCCTTCATAGGATGACTCATAATATTCTAATGGTGTACCATTTGATGTAGCTGATCTTCAGTAAAGGCAATGCAGTCTTTGGAAGAGCAAAGTGGGCCTTCTGCTGTAATTAATTCCCAGTCAGGTCTTCAGGGGACCCTGCTATTGATGACAGCCGGATCAATCGATGGTACACCCCATGTCTGAGGGGAcattctttctggcttcctgCATTATCCTCTGTCAGTCTTCGGTAGTGAAGAACACTCATGAGTTGTTGGATATCATTCCAGGTGGTCAGCAACAAGCATTGCCCCTcagactctttctttttttcttttcttttcttttttttttttgagacagggtttctctatatagccttggctgtcctggaactcactcactctgtagaccaggttggcctcgaactcagaaatccacctgtctctgactccgaagtgctgggattaaaggcgtgtaccaccactgcccagctcattgatttttcttgatgtgtttatatattatttttattcagcATTATTTGGGAAAAGGCTGTTCATACTGCTATGCTCCTTCATATTTCAGTATGATTATCTACAAAATTGTCTATCTATGCAGCAATTGAATTTAAAAGTTCAATTACTATTATTGTCTAATATACAGGCCAGATTCCTAATTTGTTGTCCCAATAAGGCCCTTTATCAAATATGATATTTTGCCTAGGATCCAGTGAAATCTGACATCCTGTGTGCAGTTTTCCTGTCTGTCCCCATTTTCTGTAGTGGCTAAGGCACCAGGCTAAGAGATCTGTTTTGAATATTTGGCAATGTGAACAGATCATGTGGCAGAACTCAAAGGTTGGAAAGGTGAGTGGTCTTGAAAACCAGCAGAACATTGAACATAACCACAGCACCCCAGAACTGAAAGCCAGAAATGACCTGGGGGAGAGACAGGAGTGTAGAGAACAGTGATGCATCCTGCAGGCAGAGATGCTACTGTTGAGAAAAGGGGATCCTGGACACTGAAGCTCACCTTGTAGGTGGCAGGCAGTGACAGTCACTGTGACAGCTTAAGTCAGGATCCCTGCTGGCTGATGGGCAGGGCCTGTGGAGGGGAAGGGTGGACTGTGTCTCCTCACAGGTCCCCTCTAGTTTACTTGGAAGTTCTGTACCATCTTTCCTCCTCCCGTTTAACTCTTTAGTCTCCTTCTGCTTTCTTATCTTcctcccattttttttctctctgagggAAGATCCTAATTTTAAGTGCTTTATTGTCATAGTAATTTCTACAAAAGGCTTAGCAGCCATTTGTATGCCTCTCCTGGTCACAATCACTTCCTAACCCTTAAGAAGTAATCACTCTTATTTAGATTGTTTATATTTAGTTCTCCCATGTTGTCTTTAGCATTTCTTGTTACTAAAAAGCAATTCACCCTTGCCCTTGCCTTTTTGCTGTAGCTCTGTTCTctcatcccttccccctctctcccattccccttcctcttctctctccaggtgctcatggctggcctctattcCTTTATTCTCACtaccactgtctctctctctctctctgtttctctttctttctctgcctttctctgtttctactaCCCTTTGAACTCTCTTCCCCATGCCATTAATAAACTCCattctatactcaaaaaaaaaaag
This window encodes:
- the Olfr92 gene encoding olfactory receptor 92 (The RefSeq protein has 4 substitutions compared to this genomic sequence), with the protein product MVNQSSPVVFFLLGFSDNPQLEKVLFVVVLCSYLLTLLGNTLILLLSTLDPRLHSPMYFFLSNLSFLDLCFTTTCVPQMLFNLWGPAKTISFLGCFVQLFIFMSLGTTECILLTVMAFDRYVAVCQPLHYATKINPHLCRQLAGIAWAIGLVQSIVQTPPTLKLPFCSHRQIDNFLCEVPSLIQLSCGDTTYNEIQMAVASIFIVVVPLSLILVSYGAIARAVLKISSAKGRRKAFGTCSSHLIVVTLFYSSVIAVYLQPKNLYARERGKFFGLFYAVGTPTLNPLVYTLRNKEVKRAFWKLLRKDEDSEES